From the genome of Hathewaya histolytica, one region includes:
- a CDS encoding M50 family metallopeptidase: MKKQLEENQTKDLLSRIGIVVVASIIGGIIGLGSAILMDKSGYNVYSLVQFVLYFILFIAAFMLQIILHELGHLIFGLYSGYRFTSFRIGTLTFIKEDEKIVLKKFNIPGTAGQCLMMPLDGNSCDCPYVLYNLGGILMNTLVSCLCLVIYTLFPMPEIIRAFLYFVAISGLYDLIMNGVPMKIGGISNDGYNIISIKKDKVVRNSYYTQLMVNGLLYQGVRMKDIPFKYFEIPQGANLNNPMIGVIKCFEGSYYHDRKEFDKAKECFENLLNDAPKLIGLLKNEIKCELLFYEIIGECRKEVIDELYTKKLKKYIKATNCFIGRKRLMYAYALIIEEDKAKADKILKEMDKVKKTYPVKSEIESELEIIEFINEKYVLDMEN, translated from the coding sequence ATGAAGAAACAATTAGAAGAAAATCAAACTAAAGATTTATTGTCAAGAATAGGCATAGTTGTAGTTGCTTCAATTATTGGGGGGATAATAGGATTAGGTAGTGCTATATTAATGGATAAAAGTGGGTATAACGTTTATAGCTTAGTTCAATTTGTACTGTATTTCATCCTTTTTATAGCAGCATTTATGTTACAGATAATTTTACATGAATTGGGACATTTGATTTTTGGATTATACTCTGGATATAGATTTACATCCTTTAGAATTGGTACCCTAACGTTTATAAAGGAAGATGAGAAAATAGTACTTAAAAAGTTTAATATCCCAGGGACTGCTGGGCAATGTCTTATGATGCCACTGGATGGAAATAGCTGTGATTGTCCATATGTTCTTTATAATTTAGGTGGCATACTTATGAATACTCTAGTATCGTGTTTATGTTTAGTTATTTATACATTATTCCCCATGCCTGAAATAATACGAGCTTTTTTATATTTTGTTGCTATTAGTGGATTATATGATTTAATTATGAATGGTGTACCCATGAAAATAGGTGGTATTTCAAATGATGGATATAATATTATTTCTATTAAAAAAGATAAAGTAGTAAGAAATTCATATTATACTCAGCTTATGGTAAATGGACTTCTTTATCAAGGAGTAAGGATGAAGGATATCCCCTTTAAATACTTTGAAATCCCCCAGGGGGCTAATTTAAATAATCCAATGATTGGTGTTATAAAATGTTTTGAAGGTAGCTATTATCATGATAGGAAAGAGTTTGATAAGGCAAAAGAATGCTTTGAGAATTTATTAAATGATGCACCTAAGTTAATAGGCTTATTAAAAAATGAAATCAAATGTGAGCTTTTATTTTATGAAATTATAGGTGAGTGTAGGAAAGAAGTAATTGATGAATTGTACACTAAAAAATTAAAAAAGTACATAAAAGCAACTAATTGTTTTATAGGGAGAAAAAGACTGATGTATGCCTATGCCCTTATAATTGAAGAGGATAAAGCAAAAGCAGATAAGATTTTAAAGGAAATGGATAAAGTTAAAAAAACCTATCCAGTTAAATCTGAAATTGAAAGTGAACTGGAGATAATAGAATTTATAAATGAAAAATATGTTCTTGATATGGAAAATTAA
- a CDS encoding class I SAM-dependent methyltransferase — translation MEKFFIKKFLNGISTETFKIKFWDGTEEIIGDGEVAFTIIFNKPINKGKILEDASLAFGEAYMDGDIDFEGDLQFILESIYKNKDSFLHSHKLLSKVMKLKGTSLKKQKEDISYHYDLGNDFYSLWLDKTMSYSCGYFKNEDDTLYDAEMNKIHYILKKLNLKENQTLLDIGCGWGYLIIEAAKLYKVKALGITLSEEQYEEVKERIKREHLEEYVDVKLMDYRELEKSKLKFDRIVSVGMLEHVGSSNIPLYFKNIDKVLNDHGIFLLHFITGMFETEGNRWIKKYIFPGGYIPTIRQVADVFTDYDFHIVDIESLRLHYMKTLMCWEKNFEDNIDKIREKFDERFIRMWRMYLCSCAASFHYGVVDVHQFLLTKGLNNEIPITRDYLYK, via the coding sequence ATAGAAAAATTTTTTATAAAGAAATTTCTTAATGGAATTTCAACGGAGACTTTTAAAATTAAATTTTGGGATGGTACAGAAGAAATTATAGGTGACGGAGAAGTTGCTTTTACCATTATTTTTAATAAGCCTATAAATAAGGGAAAGATTTTAGAAGATGCCTCTTTAGCTTTTGGTGAAGCTTATATGGATGGAGATATAGACTTTGAAGGAGATTTACAGTTTATATTAGAATCCATATATAAAAATAAAGACAGTTTTTTACATAGTCATAAGTTACTTTCTAAGGTTATGAAACTAAAAGGGACTTCTCTAAAAAAACAAAAAGAAGATATATCTTATCATTATGATTTGGGGAATGACTTCTATAGTTTGTGGCTTGATAAGACTATGAGTTATTCCTGTGGGTATTTTAAAAATGAAGATGATACTTTATATGATGCTGAAATGAATAAAATACATTATATATTAAAGAAACTGAATTTAAAAGAGAATCAAACCCTTTTAGATATAGGCTGTGGCTGGGGATATTTAATTATAGAGGCCGCTAAGTTATATAAAGTAAAAGCTTTAGGAATAACCTTAAGTGAAGAGCAGTACGAAGAAGTTAAAGAAAGAATAAAGAGGGAACACTTAGAAGAATATGTAGACGTTAAACTTATGGATTATAGAGAACTTGAAAAATCCAAACTTAAATTTGATAGGATAGTAAGTGTAGGAATGTTAGAGCATGTAGGAAGTTCTAATATACCATTGTATTTTAAGAATATAGATAAAGTTTTAAATGATCATGGGATTTTTCTACTACATTTTATAACCGGTATGTTTGAAACAGAAGGAAATAGGTGGATTAAGAAATATATATTCCCTGGAGGATATATACCTACTATAAGGCAAGTAGCAGATGTGTTTACAGATTATGATTTTCACATAGTAGATATTGAAAGTCTAAGGCTTCATTATATGAAAACGCTAATGTGTTGGGAGAAGAATTTTGAAGATAATATAGATAAAATACGTGAAAAATTTGATGAAAGATTTATAAGAATGTGGAGAATGTATTTATGTTCTTGTGCAGCATCTTTCCATTATGGAGTGGTGGATGTACATCAGTTTTTACTTACAAAAGGATTAAATAATGAAATTCCAATAACTCGTGATTATTTATATAAGTAG
- a CDS encoding SDR family NAD(P)-dependent oxidoreductase, which translates to MNLFDFKNRVVIIAGASSGLGADAARAFAEHGADVVIMARRKEKLDTLAEEINAKGVGEAFAVQCDVSNEESVKNAVNMVKERYGKIDVLFNNAGVAMLGTVETLSDEDWDKAINVNLKGIIYMSKHVVPIMKEKNYGRIINTASVNAFLADKPMSLWRHSYNMTKAGVIGLTKGMAASYTQFGITTNAVCPGLFESEMTVDTLFKAEQFMQMYNGLCPASRPGARGELNSAILFFASEGSGYVSGQHLLVDGGFSIV; encoded by the coding sequence ATGAACTTATTTGACTTTAAAAATAGAGTGGTAATAATAGCAGGTGCATCAAGTGGATTAGGGGCCGATGCAGCAAGAGCATTTGCAGAACATGGAGCAGATGTAGTAATTATGGCTCGTAGAAAAGAAAAATTAGATACATTAGCAGAGGAGATAAATGCAAAAGGAGTAGGGGAAGCATTTGCTGTGCAGTGTGATGTGTCTAATGAAGAAAGTGTAAAAAATGCAGTTAATATGGTAAAAGAACGTTATGGAAAGATAGATGTTTTATTTAATAATGCAGGAGTTGCAATGTTGGGTACTGTAGAAACATTAAGTGATGAAGATTGGGATAAGGCAATTAATGTAAACCTTAAAGGAATTATATATATGAGTAAACACGTTGTGCCTATTATGAAAGAAAAGAATTATGGAAGAATCATCAACACAGCATCTGTTAATGCATTTCTTGCAGATAAACCAATGTCATTATGGAGACATTCTTACAATATGACAAAAGCTGGTGTAATTGGTCTTACAAAAGGTATGGCAGCATCTTATACACAATTTGGAATTACCACAAATGCAGTATGCCCGGGATTATTTGAATCTGAAATGACAGTAGACACACTATTTAAGGCAGAACAATTTATGCAGATGTATAACGGATTATGCCCAGCTTCTAGACCAGGAGCTAGAGGAGAATTAAATTCAGCAATTCTATTTTTCGCTTCAGAAGGTTCAGGATATGTAAGTGGACAGCATCTATTAGTTGATGGAGGCTTTTCAATAGTATAA
- a CDS encoding DUF438 domain-containing protein, whose amino-acid sequence MNNKKIKELKEVLRNLNNVGINEKTRKEALDLVKDIDAIDLSIAEQQLIEEGMEPQDLRHLCDVHMEVLKGELSKVKANISKGHVVYTLIDEHDKLLKFLEGLEKVNSDIQKTKSYDEAKDEINTLHRLAESILDAENHHQREEKVLFVEMEKREITGPTRIMKMEHDDLRIRKKELKRLSENAGKMEFNEFKSKVDKVSKYIIFNLRDHIFKENYILYPSSLEAIKGKDIWDDMKKRCDEIGYCSFTFEN is encoded by the coding sequence ATGAACAACAAAAAAATTAAGGAATTAAAAGAAGTTTTAAGAAATTTAAATAACGTTGGAATTAATGAAAAAACAAGAAAAGAAGCCTTAGACCTAGTAAAAGATATTGACGCAATAGATTTATCCATAGCAGAGCAACAACTTATAGAAGAAGGAATGGAACCACAAGATTTAAGACATTTATGTGATGTGCACATGGAAGTTTTAAAGGGTGAACTAAGTAAAGTGAAGGCTAATATAAGTAAAGGACATGTAGTTTACACTTTAATAGATGAACATGATAAGCTTTTGAAATTTTTAGAGGGGCTAGAAAAAGTAAACTCAGATATTCAAAAGACTAAAAGTTATGATGAAGCTAAAGATGAAATTAATACTCTTCATAGACTAGCAGAAAGTATATTAGACGCAGAAAATCATCATCAAAGGGAAGAAAAAGTTTTATTTGTGGAAATGGAAAAAAGAGAAATAACAGGACCTACAAGAATAATGAAAATGGAACATGACGACCTAAGAATTAGAAAAAAAGAATTAAAAAGACTTTCTGAAAATGCTGGTAAAATGGAATTTAATGAATTTAAAAGTAAAGTAGATAAAGTTTCTAAATATATAATTTTTAATTTAAGAGATCATATTTTTAAAGAAAATTATATTTTATATCCATCATCCTTAGAAGCAATAAAGGGAAAAGATATATGGGATGATATGAAAAAAAGATGTGATGAAATAGGATATTGTAGCTTTACATTTGAAAACTAA
- the ric gene encoding iron-sulfur cluster repair di-iron protein: MKNIINANQKLGEVVSIFPGSSRIFNNVKIDYCCGGHDTLGEALKEKGINSYEFIEKLNEEYEKFISSNEEYIDWRKEKPIDLIKNIVDTHHNYTKRELKEIDALLSKILKVHFKHHGEELLKVHRLFGLLKIELEEHLIKEEENLFPLIEEYELTEDENVKREIDKFIKQTENEHDEAGDILKELEEITRDFKAPQGVCTTFKLTYDKIHNLEKDLFIHIYKENSVLFEIL, from the coding sequence ATGAAAAATATTATTAATGCAAATCAAAAACTTGGAGAGGTTGTTTCCATATTCCCAGGATCAAGTAGAATATTTAATAACGTTAAAATAGATTATTGCTGTGGAGGACATGATACTTTAGGAGAAGCTTTAAAGGAAAAGGGAATAAATTCATATGAATTCATAGAGAAACTTAATGAAGAATATGAAAAATTTATAAGTTCTAATGAAGAGTATATAGATTGGAGAAAAGAAAAACCAATAGATCTTATAAAAAACATAGTAGATACTCATCATAATTATACAAAAAGAGAGCTTAAAGAAATAGATGCATTACTATCAAAAATATTAAAAGTTCACTTTAAACATCATGGAGAAGAATTATTAAAGGTTCATAGGTTATTTGGACTCTTGAAAATAGAACTAGAGGAACATTTAATAAAAGAAGAAGAAAATTTATTTCCATTAATAGAGGAATATGAATTGACTGAGGATGAAAATGTAAAAAGGGAAATAGATAAATTTATAAAACAAACAGAAAATGAGCATGATGAGGCTGGAGATATATTAAAAGAATTAGAAGAAATAACAAGGGATTTTAAAGCACCACAAGGGGTTTGCACTACGTTTAAGTTAACTTATGATAAAATTCATAACCTAGAAAAAGATTTATTTATCCATATATATAAAGAAAATAGTGTGTTATTTGAAATACTTTAA
- a CDS encoding FprA family A-type flavoprotein, with protein sequence MMKNINIKEKIYLVGKVDDRDVPFHRLTLTKGTTYNSYLLLTEKPTIIDTVDISFGREYIQSLRALIDLEKIQYIIINHTEPDHSGALGSLAYNAKNAIIVCTEKAVDQLKAMYKLHNRNFLAVKDGDTLDIGGKILEFMETPYLHTEETMLTFVKEDKILFPCDIFSTHMANYEYFNDKAKEDILEDFKTYYSLIMHPHRRYVQNMINKIRNLDIEIIAPSHGFILRDNTQKFIEIYDDMSKNTNIDKKVLILYSTITNNTKKVSELIKGYFEKDNINVELVDVNKTSDKDTLDKVKEADAILVGTSTKYADMIGRLENILKSLKNIDLQNKIAAAFGSYGWSGEGIEVVQDYLNETNMKVLSTSYIIKSTGMTDVKFPIRIKFSPEQNDKEEIKRATIFIADLLLNSI encoded by the coding sequence ATGATGAAAAATATAAATATTAAAGAAAAAATTTATTTAGTAGGAAAAGTTGATGATAGAGATGTACCGTTTCATAGATTAACTTTAACAAAAGGAACAACTTATAATAGTTATCTTTTACTTACAGAGAAACCTACAATTATTGATACCGTGGATATAAGTTTTGGAAGAGAATATATTCAAAGTTTAAGAGCATTAATAGATCTAGAAAAAATTCAGTATATAATAATAAACCATACAGAACCAGATCATTCAGGAGCATTAGGAAGTTTAGCATATAATGCTAAAAATGCAATTATTGTTTGTACTGAAAAGGCAGTTGATCAATTGAAAGCTATGTATAAACTTCATAATAGAAACTTTTTAGCAGTTAAAGATGGAGATACTTTAGATATAGGTGGAAAAATTCTGGAGTTTATGGAAACACCTTATCTCCATACAGAAGAGACTATGTTGACTTTTGTTAAAGAGGATAAGATATTATTTCCATGCGATATATTTAGTACGCATATGGCGAATTATGAATATTTCAATGATAAGGCTAAAGAGGACATATTAGAAGATTTTAAAACATACTACAGTTTAATAATGCATCCTCACAGAAGATATGTACAAAATATGATAAATAAAATAAGAAATTTGGATATAGAAATTATAGCACCATCTCATGGGTTTATATTAAGAGACAATACTCAAAAGTTTATAGAGATTTATGATGATATGAGCAAAAATACAAATATAGATAAAAAAGTTTTAATTTTATATTCTACAATTACAAATAATACCAAAAAGGTTTCAGAATTAATCAAAGGATATTTTGAAAAAGATAATATAAATGTAGAATTAGTTGATGTAAATAAAACATCAGATAAAGATACTTTAGATAAGGTTAAAGAGGCAGATGCAATACTTGTTGGGACATCTACAAAATATGCAGATATGATTGGAAGATTAGAAAACATTCTAAAAAGTTTAAAGAATATAGACTTACAAAATAAAATAGCAGCGGCCTTTGGGTCTTATGGATGGAGTGGAGAAGGTATTGAAGTTGTACAAGATTATTTAAACGAAACAAACATGAAAGTTTTAAGCACTTCATACATTATAAAATCTACAGGAATGACAGATGTTAAATTCCCAATAAGAATTAAATTTTCACCAGAACAAAATGACAAAGAAGAAATAAAGAGAGCGACTATATTTATAGCAGATTTATTATTAAATTCAATATAA
- a CDS encoding Crp/Fnr family transcriptional regulator: protein MKECTCGKCNHSICASKVPIFSSLSEEDLIKIVNMTGHEVYRKGEPICNEGDKSETLIIINEGKVKLCKLTKEGKEQIIHILSNGDFFGELNLFNDNESYNFSAYAISDVKICTLTKKKMDEILKQNPDISLKILKEVTKKLAETETLAQTLATNDVDTRIANMILDFSKRYGINKEKGMEIKLPINREEMANYVGVTRETISRKLSKFEDLGIIKLVGNKRIIIKNEDELKKFIE, encoded by the coding sequence ATGAAAGAATGCACCTGTGGTAAATGCAATCATAGTATTTGTGCAAGTAAAGTTCCTATATTTTCTTCTTTATCAGAAGAAGATTTAATAAAAATTGTAAACATGACAGGACATGAGGTTTATAGAAAGGGAGAACCTATTTGCAATGAAGGAGATAAATCAGAAACTTTAATTATTATAAATGAAGGAAAAGTAAAACTTTGCAAACTTACTAAAGAAGGAAAAGAACAAATAATACATATACTTTCCAATGGCGATTTTTTTGGAGAGTTAAATCTTTTTAATGATAATGAAAGTTATAATTTCTCCGCTTATGCCATATCTGATGTAAAAATATGTACCCTTACAAAAAAGAAGATGGACGAGATATTAAAACAAAATCCAGATATATCTTTAAAGATTTTAAAAGAAGTGACTAAAAAACTTGCAGAAACGGAAACTTTAGCTCAAACTTTAGCTACTAATGATGTAGACACTAGAATAGCTAATATGATATTAGACTTTAGTAAAAGATATGGAATAAATAAAGAAAAAGGTATGGAGATAAAGCTTCCTATAAATAGAGAGGAAATGGCAAATTATGTAGGGGTTACGAGGGAAACTATAAGTAGAAAGTTATCTAAATTCGAGGATTTAGGTATTATAAAACTTGTTGGTAATAAGAGAATTATAATTAAAAATGAAGATGAATTAAAAAAGTTTATAGAATAG
- a CDS encoding ECF transporter S component, protein MQTKPEKSNSLSKRTIVASFMILIIIPLTIAFGVIVLNDRKEYFISLLIIFYTMIPFFMIFEKRRPQARELVIISVLCAIGVAGRAAFFMLPQFKPVVAIVIISGVCFGGESGFLVGAVTGFVSNFFFGQGPWTPWQMFCFGIIGFLAGILFKKGMLPKKRISLCIYGGIATFIIYGGIINIGALVMFTGKLNWKALKATYISGIPFDLVHAIATVFFLFIMANPMIEKLDRIKKKYGLVEP, encoded by the coding sequence ATGCAAACAAAGCCTGAAAAAAGTAACTCTTTAAGCAAACGCACCATTGTAGCTTCATTTATGATTTTAATTATAATACCATTAACTATAGCATTTGGTGTTATAGTTTTAAATGATAGAAAAGAGTATTTTATTAGTTTACTCATAATTTTTTATACTATGATTCCTTTTTTTATGATATTTGAAAAAAGAAGACCTCAGGCTAGAGAATTGGTGATAATTTCTGTGTTATGTGCAATAGGAGTGGCAGGAAGAGCTGCATTCTTCATGTTACCACAGTTTAAGCCTGTAGTTGCTATTGTAATAATTTCTGGAGTTTGCTTTGGTGGAGAAAGTGGGTTTTTAGTTGGTGCAGTTACAGGTTTTGTATCAAACTTTTTCTTTGGACAAGGGCCTTGGACACCATGGCAAATGTTTTGCTTTGGAATAATAGGTTTTTTGGCAGGAATTCTGTTCAAGAAAGGAATGTTACCCAAAAAGAGAATTTCCTTATGCATATACGGTGGTATTGCAACTTTTATAATATATGGAGGAATAATAAATATTGGAGCTTTAGTTATGTTTACTGGAAAGCTAAATTGGAAAGCTCTTAAGGCTACATATATCTCAGGAATTCCTTTTGATTTAGTCCACGCAATAGCAACTGTTTTTTTCCTCTTCATTATGGCTAATCCCATGATCGAAAAATTAGATAGAATAAAAAAGAAGTATGGGCTTGTGGAACCTTAA
- a CDS encoding ABC transporter ATP-binding protein, translated as MVLYKIRGLTFSYPECEKHALKNINLEINEGEFITVCGKSGCGKSTLLRHLKSVLTPHGKRSGEILFQDTILNEVDLRTQSSKIGYVLQSPDNQIVTDKVWHELAFGLESLGFDNKTIRLRVAEMASFFGIQGWFMKNVTELSGGQKQLLNLAAIMAMQPSVLILDEPTSQLDPIAATEFLETVRKINQEIGTTIIITEHRLEEVFPMSDRVVVLDNGEIIENNTPRNVGEKLKKSNHDMFVSMPSPMQIYAGIECDLSCPLTVREGRSFLNELLTNKEIHEIAYEESFQYKNSEVVVSLKDIWFKYEKNSKDVVKDLSLEVKRGTIHAIVGGNGTGKTTTLNLISGINKPYRGKVVINNKEISKYSNKELFNCNLGVLPQNPQALFVKKTVESDLLEILGGRKISKDEKVEKVKEIAELLEIDDFLQMHPYDLSGGEQQRAAIAKVLLLNPQILLLDEPTKGMDSCFKNKLAKILKKLTSKGVTILMVSHDIEFCAKYADMCSLFFDGNIVTTNTPRKFFSGNSFYTTSANRMCRHIFKNAIVNEDVIELCKQSLKKVTL; from the coding sequence ATGGTATTATATAAAATTAGAGGCCTAACATTTTCATATCCAGAATGTGAAAAACATGCCCTGAAAAATATTAATTTAGAAATAAATGAAGGTGAATTTATTACAGTTTGTGGGAAATCTGGTTGTGGTAAAAGTACACTACTTAGGCATTTAAAAAGTGTATTAACTCCACATGGTAAACGCAGTGGAGAAATTTTATTTCAAGATACTATTCTTAATGAGGTTGATTTAAGAACACAATCATCTAAAATAGGGTATGTATTGCAGAGTCCTGATAATCAAATTGTTACGGATAAAGTTTGGCATGAACTTGCTTTTGGACTTGAAAGTTTAGGTTTTGACAATAAGACTATTCGCTTAAGAGTTGCTGAAATGGCAAGTTTTTTTGGAATTCAAGGTTGGTTTATGAAGAATGTTACTGAATTATCTGGAGGGCAAAAACAACTTCTTAATCTTGCAGCTATTATGGCAATGCAACCATCAGTACTTATTTTGGATGAGCCAACTTCACAGCTTGATCCTATAGCGGCAACTGAATTTTTAGAGACGGTTAGAAAAATTAATCAAGAAATAGGAACTACTATTATAATAACTGAACATAGGCTAGAGGAAGTATTTCCAATGTCTGATAGAGTTGTAGTCTTAGATAATGGTGAAATAATAGAAAATAACACGCCTAGAAATGTTGGAGAAAAGTTGAAGAAAAGTAATCATGATATGTTTGTCTCAATGCCAAGTCCAATGCAAATATATGCAGGTATAGAGTGTGATTTATCATGCCCCCTAACTGTTAGAGAGGGAAGAAGTTTTTTGAATGAATTATTAACCAATAAAGAAATCCATGAGATAGCCTACGAGGAAAGTTTTCAATATAAAAATTCTGAGGTGGTTGTTAGCCTTAAAGATATATGGTTTAAATATGAAAAAAATTCAAAAGATGTTGTTAAGGATTTATCTCTTGAAGTTAAAAGAGGTACAATTCATGCAATTGTAGGGGGAAATGGTACAGGCAAAACTACAACATTAAATCTTATAAGTGGTATAAATAAGCCATATAGAGGCAAGGTTGTTATAAATAATAAAGAAATTAGTAAGTATTCAAATAAAGAATTATTTAATTGTAATTTAGGGGTTTTACCACAAAATCCTCAAGCACTATTTGTAAAGAAGACAGTGGAGAGTGACCTTCTTGAAATATTAGGAGGAAGAAAAATTTCAAAAGATGAAAAAGTGGAAAAAGTTAAGGAGATAGCAGAGTTATTAGAAATAGATGATTTCTTACAAATGCACCCGTACGATTTAAGTGGTGGAGAACAGCAAAGAGCTGCTATAGCAAAGGTACTTTTATTAAATCCTCAAATTTTATTGCTAGATGAGCCAACTAAAGGAATGGATAGTTGTTTTAAAAATAAGCTTGCAAAAATATTAAAAAAACTTACTTCTAAGGGAGTAACTATTTTGATGGTTTCACATGATATAGAATTTTGTGCTAAATATGCAGATATGTGTTCCTTATTCTTTGATGGTAATATTGTTACAACTAACACACCACGTAAGTTTTTTAGTGGAAATAGCTTTTATACTACATCAGCAAATAGAATGTGTAGACATATATTTAAAAATGCAATAGTAAATGAGGATGTGATAGAATTATGCAAACAAAGCCTGAAAAAAGTAACTCTTTAA
- a CDS encoding energy-coupling factor transporter transmembrane component T, which produces MKDSFSTYHPIINFMYFIVVIGFSMFFMHPIFLVISLICSMIYSIYLNRRKALKFNFVYMLPLLIILMLINPAFNHYGVTILLYVNDNPITLESIVYGVASATMYISVIMWFSCYNSIMTSDKFMYVFGKIIPALSLIISMALRFVPKFKAQIKVISNAQKCIGRDASQGNIIKRAKNGMKILSIMVTWALENSIETADSMKSRGYGLKGRTSFSNFRFDNRDKVAFSILSGLTLIVLIGAWLGENNIKYNPAIVYKKISIISIVVYVAYFLLLITPVILNIMEDIKWYYIKLEA; this is translated from the coding sequence ATGAAAGATTCATTTTCAACTTATCATCCTATAATAAATTTTATGTATTTTATAGTAGTTATTGGATTTAGTATGTTTTTCATGCATCCAATATTCTTAGTGATATCTCTTATATGTAGCATGATATATTCAATATATTTAAATAGAAGAAAGGCTTTAAAATTTAACTTTGTGTACATGCTTCCTTTATTAATAATATTGATGTTGATAAATCCAGCATTTAATCATTATGGAGTTACTATTTTACTTTATGTAAATGATAATCCAATTACCTTAGAATCTATTGTTTATGGGGTAGCATCCGCCACAATGTATATATCTGTTATTATGTGGTTCTCCTGCTATAATTCTATAATGACATCAGATAAGTTTATGTATGTTTTTGGGAAAATAATACCTGCCTTATCATTAATAATATCCATGGCTCTTAGATTCGTTCCAAAGTTTAAAGCGCAGATAAAAGTAATTTCTAATGCACAGAAATGTATTGGTAGAGATGCTTCACAAGGAAATATAATTAAAAGAGCCAAAAATGGTATGAAAATATTATCTATTATGGTAACTTGGGCTTTGGAAAATTCTATAGAGACGGCAGATTCTATGAAATCTCGTGGTTATGGATTAAAGGGAAGAACAAGTTTTTCTAACTTTCGTTTTGATAACAGAGATAAAGTTGCTTTTAGCATATTATCAGGCTTAACATTGATTGTATTAATTGGAGCCTGGCTTGGAGAGAATAATATTAAATATAATCCAGCAATTGTATATAAGAAAATTTCGATTATAAGTATAGTTGTATATGTAGCTTATTTTTTACTTTTAATTACGCCAGTTATATTGAATATAATGGAGGATATAAAATGGTATTATATAAAATTAGAGGCCTAA